The Methanococcoides methylutens genome segment CTGGATAATATGAACAAGCTTACAAAGAGCAATGAAAAAGCAATTGTTGCTTTGCAGAGATCGGAATCTAAATTCAAATCATTTTTTAATAATTCTAATGATCCAATTATAATATACGATTCAGAAGGTACCATATTGGAAGTAAACGAAGTTGCTTGTGAATTCACAGGTTACAGCCGGGATGAAATACTGAGTATGACATTAAAGGATCTGGATTCTTCTGAATATGCATCAAAAGTATCCGATAGTATCAAACAATTACACGAGGATGGACATGCTATATTTGAAAGCATGGCTATCCGTAAGGACGGTACTCCCATTCCTATAGAAACAAGCAACCGTATTATTGAATATGCTGGCAAGCCAGCCATAATCTCCACTGCAAGAGATATTAGAGAGCATCAGAATGCAGTGGAAGCAATGCTAAAAGCAAAACTCGCTGCCGAAGATGCAAGCCGGGCCAAGTCAGAGTTCATCTCTAATATGAGCCATGAGCTAAGAACTCCTCTTACTTTGATCATCGGATTCTCTGATATACTTTCCAGTGAAAATTACGGCTCTTTGAATGAAGATCAGAAGAAATACATATCTAATGTTCTTAGACATGGAAACCATCTTTTGGAGCTGATCAATGATCTTCTTGACCTCTCAAATATCGAAAGCGGAAAAATGGAAGTTCAGATTAATGAATTCTTTGTATCCGATGCTATTGATGAAGTAGAAGCATTGATGGTACCTATTGCATCAAAGAAGGACATTGACCTGACATCTGACATCGATATTAAAGTGTCTACCATAAAAGCAGACATGCAAAAATTCAAGCAGATCCTTTACAACCTCTTGAGCAATGCCATAAAGTTCACAGATGAGGGAGGATCAGTGACAATCGAAGGAAAAGTCTCAGAGGACTTTGTGCATATTTCTGTAAAGGACAGTGGTATCGGCATTTCACCAGAAGACCAAGATAAACTGTTCAACCATTTCTATCAGGTGGATTCTTCAACTACCAGAGACTATGAGGGCACCGGCCTTGGCCTTGCACTCGTCAAGAAGTTTGTTGAAATGCATGATGGTGAGATCTGGGTCGAAAGTGAAGTTGGAAATGGAAGTACCTTCACATTCGCAGTTCCTATTGAGGGCAAAGTTCAATAAGATCCTATTCAGGAGTATTAGTGACATTATCACTGATTATCACTGACACTCATCGTTTGTAAAACACCCTATATTGAGATCAGTAATATCACTAAATCTGCTATTGCCATCGATATTGCCTTTAGCTATGCACCACCTGTTGATACCATTGATCTTACCGTGTAAGTTATACATTTACACTGATCCCGTTACCCCCATCCATTCAGCATAAAGCATGTCGATGATCATCTCCCTCAACAGATCCATCTTGGGGTCATCCAATAAATATATATTAAATTGAACACATTTTTTTATTGGGGAAATGCAATTTGGGGTATTTCAGATTTTCTGGATATACTGTATTTACGTTCATATTTATGCTGAGATCTATGCTGAAATATTGACGAAGAGAAATGATTCAGAAGATCAGTATCTGGCAGAAAGGTTATGCCCATTTCATGTGTTATGACCAACCTGTTGCACCCCCTGCAAGCAAACTGGACAAGTAGCTTCAATAAAGCATTGCGTGGAATATAAGTAGTTCATATGTGACAAAGGGAGGGAGACAAATGAAAAAAATAGATTTCAAAGGGCCAAGAGATATGCACAAATCAAAATGTACTAACTGCGGCCAGGAAACACACGTACCTTTCGTACCGGACCCAAAAAGACCGGTATACTGCAAGGAGTGCTTCCAGAAACACAAACCACCTAAAAAAGACTAAGTGGATGTGAATGATAATATTTTTTAAAAGCTCAAAGTGAAATGTGCGGTTAGATAGAACATTTCTATAATGATCGCACGATTTATTTTCGGATTAAATTTTGAAACTATTTTTTAAGCAGTCTTGCTTATGATTTGCAGGAGCCGTTCAGGTTCATTGTGGAATTGCTGTAACATCTTGGTTTTCATGTACATCCTCCACACTAAACATTCTCTTATACTCCAATATCATTACCTACCTCTACCTTCTAACTCATTGTAGCTGTTCATTATGAATTTAACATTTCAGGATTCTAGTTACTCAACATTCTAAGATTCAAAATTTGTGAGGTAAGTATTATATCTCAGAACTGCCTAAAGATTGTTGCTTGCTAACAGATGAAAATAAGTGATCTGTTGT includes the following:
- a CDS encoding ATP-binding protein, with the translated sequence MAYQQSIELTKNYANYFDGNARTNQGIVKTISTAMSNYDSADRDEVNDMLKGILLENPQLVGVYVGYEPNAFDGKDAEFIGEEGHDETGRFIPFWNRINGLISVEPLVDYETSEYYQLPKKLKQTVVIEPYFYRGILMVSYDSPIIRNGEFVGISGVDVSLEYFDEVVSNIDAFETGYAFVTSNSGMLLSHPEHKEWIGTKTLNDFGVPEISEMATDIKEGKSGYIETMDPDTGREIVMFYEPINEGTYSFVLCAPKDEMLAGVTILRNRLIFMSLFSIILVGGIAYMISRSTDQTIKKMLNDFKLISDNALTGNFDTRADTNVQVDFKKIPLGLNQMLDNMNKLTKSNEKAIVALQRSESKFKSFFNNSNDPIIIYDSEGTILEVNEVACEFTGYSRDEILSMTLKDLDSSEYASKVSDSIKQLHEDGHAIFESMAIRKDGTPIPIETSNRIIEYAGKPAIISTARDIREHQNAVEAMLKAKLAAEDASRAKSEFISNMSHELRTPLTLIIGFSDILSSENYGSLNEDQKKYISNVLRHGNHLLELINDLLDLSNIESGKMEVQINEFFVSDAIDEVEALMVPIASKKDIDLTSDIDIKVSTIKADMQKFKQILYNLLSNAIKFTDEGGSVTIEGKVSEDFVHISVKDSGIGISPEDQDKLFNHFYQVDSSTTRDYEGTGLGLALVKKFVEMHDGEIWVESEVGNGSTFTFAVPIEGKVQ
- a CDS encoding CxxC-x17-CxxC domain-containing protein, which codes for MKKIDFKGPRDMHKSKCTNCGQETHVPFVPDPKRPVYCKECFQKHKPPKKD